In the Catenovulum adriaticum genome, GCTTACCAATTTAACTTTCACATGGAATTTACAAGATTTCTCTACATTAGAGGCTGATTTAGATGCCTATGATCCAGGTGCCGGTTATTGGGATATTTTATCACTAGATAATTACAATACCGACGGTAAAGGCTTCTCTCAAGAAAAATACGATTTATTACTTAATAAAGCGGGTGACAAGCCAATTGCATTAGGTGAAGTGGCGACTTTACCTACACCTGAAATTCTTAAGCAACAGCCTAAATGGACATTTGTAATGAGTTGGGCTGAATTAACTTTTATTGATAATTCCGATTCTTCTATTAAAGCACTTTATAGCGCAGACAATGTTGTTACCCTTGAAGATAAAGCTGGTTGGCCTGGTTTTTCTGGAGATGATCGACTTGTACTAGATATTCCCGGTGGTATAACTCCGCCGGATGACAGTACCCCAGCCGAACCTTTAATTATATTTGAGGATACAGCAAATGGCTGGACAGCCGGTCAAAGTGACAAAGTAACTCACGAAATTATTGAAGGTGATGCTGATCATGGCAAGGTTATTCAGCATACTTATACAGCAGGTGAGACGGTTAGTGAGTTTATATTTGATAGCCCTCAAGATTTATCTGACTACGCAAACGGTACAATTGAATTTGATCTTAAAATAGTGAATCAACCAGCAGGTATTGAATACTGGGCATTTAAAATAGATTGCGGTTGGCCATGTGGTACAGGTGACGTTGATTTATCAACCAATGCAAATGGCGTTACGCCAACGGTAGGTGAGTGGCAACACTACAAGTTTTATATTAGTGATTTGTTAAAGTTGAATGCTGATAACGCACTGGAAATTGATTATATTACTTCGCCCATTGTGATAGTGCCGCAGCCTTGGAGCGATGCGCAAATTGGAGTTGTTATTCAATTAGACAATATTAAATATACTGCGGGTGTGGTAGAGGCTCCTAGCGTTGCTGACAAAGCTATTTTTGAAAATGAATTACCAGATGAGTGGATGGTTGGTCAATCTGGTAAAGTAACGCAAGAGTTAGTTGACGGTGATGCTGAACACGGCAAAGTTCTCCAGCATACTTACATTGGAGGAGAAACCGTTAGTGAGTTGATATTTAATGAAGCGCAAGACTTATCAGCCTATAAAGACGGGAGTATTCAATTCGATTTAAAAATAGTTAATCAGCCATCGGGTATTACAGGTTGGTCATTTAAAATTGATTGTGGTTGGCCTTGTGGTACAGGCGACGTTGCACTAGAGAGCAATGTTGCGGGTACAACCCCTAAAGTTGGGGAGTGGCAACGTTATAAATTTAGAATTGCTGATTTATTGACGTTAAATGGGGATAATAGTTTAATGATTGATTACGTAACCGCGCCTTTTGTGCTTGTACCACAACCGTGGAGCAGTGAACAAGTTGGTGTTGTCGTTCAACTAGATAATATTGTTTATTCAGCGGATTAAATGGATAAGCCGGTTATTATTTGAAAGTTAAATGTAACCGGTTTTTAGGGTAGGGGTTTTATGAAAACTAATTTACAGTGTTTTAAGGCGTACGACGTACGTGGCAAGGTACCACAGGCGTTAAATGAGCAGATAGCTTACGAGATAGGTAGAGCATTTGCGGTTGAATTGAACGCGAAAAAAGTGGCAGTGGGGCACGATATTCGGTTGACTGGACCGGCGTTAACTACCGCGCTTATTAAAGGGTTAACTGAACAAGGCTGCGATGTTATTCATATTGGCCAATGCGGTACCGAAGAAATTTATTTTGCTGCGCAAACCCTAGCGGTCGATGGCGGTATTTGTGTGACCGCTAGTCACAACCCCAAAGAATATAATGGGATGAAATTTGTACAACAAGATGCCAAGCCTATCTCAAGTGAGCAATTACTGCGGATTAAAAATTTAGCGGAAACTAAAGAATTTCCCACTACTACGGTTATTGGCACAGTCACTAAAGTTGATTTAAGCAGTCAGTATAAAGCGCATTTATTGTCTTACATTGATCCTGCACTATTAACGCCCTTAAAAATAGTAGTTAATGCAGGTAATGGTGGGGCAGGCGCTATTATCGATTTATTGGAAGATGCGTTGCCATTTACGTTTATTAAGTTGCATCACGAAGCTAATGGGCAGTTTCCAAATGGTGTACCAAATCCTTTATTACCGGAAAATAGAGTTGTAACGGCGAAAGCGGTTGTTGAACATAAAGCAGACTTGGGCATTGCTTGGGATGGTGATTTTGATCGGTGTTTTTTCTTTGATGAAAACGGCCGTTATATTGAAGGCTATTATATGGTGGGATTATTAGCCGCCGCACAGTTAGCTAAAACACCTTCGCAAAATATTATTTATGATCCAAGATTGTGTTGGAATACTCAAGCAATTGTTGAGAAAAACGGTGGCCATGCCTACGTGAGCAAAACGGGTCATGCTTTTATTAAAGAAACCATGCGTGAAAAAAATGCGCTGTATGGCGGAGAAATGAGTGCCCATCATTATTTTAGGCAATTTGCTTATTGCGATAATGGTAATATACCTTGGTTAATTTTGGCAGAAATGTTGTCGCAGTCAAACGTGAAATTATCCGGGCTAGTGGAGGAGCAACAGCAAGCTTATCCTTGCAGCGGCGAGTTAAATTTTACCGTAACTGACGCACAAGCTGTTTTGACAACGCTAAACGATATTTATAGCCCAACTGCGTTAAAAATTGAGTTAACCGATGGTTTAAGTGTTGAGTTTACTCATTGGCGTTTTAATGTACGGGCATCCAATACAGAACCTTTATTACGGTTAAATATTGAAACCCGAGCAGACACCATTTTGCTAAATGAAAAAACAGCAGAGCTAACTAAAATTATTCAAGCTTAACTTTGGTTTAGAAGCATAAACGTTTAAACAGGGATGTTTTATCAGTATAACCGTTAAAGGCTAAATAATGAGATATTTAAGTTTTTTGTTGTTATTCACGGTATTTAGTTTACAGGCTCAACAAATAAAACACACACGAGTCGACGATCTTAAAAGCCAATATTTTATAGCGTTAATTGAACTAGCATTGGCTAAAGCCAATGTTGAGCAACAATTTAGCATTATCGAATCTAGTCAAAATTTTAATCAACAACAGCAAGTTGAGCGGATTAAAAATGGCGAATTATCAATTATGTGGGCAGGCACTCAGCCCGATTACGAGCATAATTTATTACCAATACGCATACCGTTAATGAAAGGCTTGCAAGGACATCGTTTGTTTATTATCCGGCCGGATCAGCAAGCTGCTTTTTCAAAGGTAGATAGCTTATCAGCTTTAAAAACCTTAAAGGCAGGACAGGGAAGGTTTTGGGGCGATACAGAAATATTAAAGTTTTCAGGTTTACCTGTGGTTACTTCGGTAAAAAAAGAAAATTTATTTTATATGCTAGAAGGCGGTCGTTTTGATTATTTTCCTTTAGCTGTTCATGAACCTTGGGATGAAGTACTCAACAGACCGACATTAGGTTTAATGGTGGAAAAACACATTTTATTGGTTTATCCAATGGCGATGTATTTTTTTGTGAGTCGCGATAATCCTGATCTGCACCGGTTAATTGTACAAGGTTTAGAGCAAGCGATCGCGGATGGAAGCTTCGATGAGCTGTTTTACAATGCGCCGCACATTAAAAATGCACTCAAGCTTGCGAAATTATCTCAACGTCAAGTCATTCGTATTCCTAACCCCACATTAACAGAACAAACCCCACTAAAACGTAAAGCACTATGGCTAAACTTAGAAAACCAGCCATAACTGTAATGATCTATGGGAACCGTGGGATTTAGAAAAAGTGCCAGCATGGAAATTTTGGAAGTCGCCAAAAAAACAGGCTGCTAAATTATTTGCGAAAGCCGGTAGAAATGAAACCCACAGCAAAACCGATTTTGAATTTGTACCTGTAAGTGCACAAAGTAACACTATGACACTAACTTACCTCAACACCCCAGTTAAAGAACATGCTGTCGTTGTATTAACGCCTAATAAGGAACAAATAAAATTAAGTACAGACCAACAAGGAAACATGACAGTGCCAACCAAAGAAACAGGCTTATATGTTGTTTCTAGCGATTACCCCATGGCCGGGGAAACAGTGATAGCTGGTCACAATGTTGATAGTACATATAACATCACTAGTATTACGTTTTGGGTAGATTAATCAGCTAACGTTATATCATAAAAAGGTTGGCGGGCCTTTAAAATCAAGGCCCGCCAATTAACCTATACATAACAGGTATATTTCAAACAATATAACAAAAAGAGGTCGTTCAAAAACGTTCAGTTGTGTCTGTATCCTGCTCGGTATCAATTAGCTTCACTGCTAAGCTTAATAAAATGTTAAACAAAGTACCGCATTGTATATTCTGTAAACAACCCGATCTAAGCGCTTTTTTATTTGGGTCATTCTTATTGGGATTATTACCATCCCTTTGGCGGTTTTGTGTTACCAAAAGCTTAAGTCGTTTAGTTTATCTGTTGGTATGTTTTGTTGTGCAAAGTACCAAGATGAGGGGGGGAGTGTGGGGGGATAGCTTAACGGACTGGCAAGTGCTTTATTTAAAAGCTCAATAATTAGCTTTTGTTCTTGCTGTTCAAAGTGAAGCTCTGTCGCTAATAAGCTTTTCTTTACGATTAAATAGTCATTAGGTTTGGCTGTGTTTTTGTATTGTTGCCAGTTAAAGCGGGCTTGGCGGATTAGTACGGTAGTTTGCTGACTAAATGCTAATACAGTTTGTAGTAAGTCGTTTAACTGGTTTTGAGTAAATTGATAACCTTGATTTTGCAATATGCTTAATATTAAAACCAAATTTACGTTCGCTTGATAGTTATTTTGTAAGTTTAGGCATAGCGTTTT is a window encoding:
- a CDS encoding glycosyl hydrolase codes for the protein MKKLLNLSLAASLLFALTGCGNEDPKVTYISDAGNGGADGGSLHGPTLEPVMLNYLNEIKGSKTVVGVHNDEKVLENNPSYWSKKAAELTGSWPALWGMDFGFGEAGVGLRASLVSQAEAAWQQGALVNVMMHVCPPTTNEDCGWEGGVLTDLTEAQWTSLLTEGGDLNNAWKVRLDSYAKIFESMNQRGVRVLFRPFHEMNQTLFWWSLAGKPEYTVKLYQLTHDYLVDDKALTNLTFTWNLQDFSTLEADLDAYDPGAGYWDILSLDNYNTDGKGFSQEKYDLLLNKAGDKPIALGEVATLPTPEILKQQPKWTFVMSWAELTFIDNSDSSIKALYSADNVVTLEDKAGWPGFSGDDRLVLDIPGGITPPDDSTPAEPLIIFEDTANGWTAGQSDKVTHEIIEGDADHGKVIQHTYTAGETVSEFIFDSPQDLSDYANGTIEFDLKIVNQPAGIEYWAFKIDCGWPCGTGDVDLSTNANGVTPTVGEWQHYKFYISDLLKLNADNALEIDYITSPIVIVPQPWSDAQIGVVIQLDNIKYTAGVVEAPSVADKAIFENELPDEWMVGQSGKVTQELVDGDAEHGKVLQHTYIGGETVSELIFNEAQDLSAYKDGSIQFDLKIVNQPSGITGWSFKIDCGWPCGTGDVALESNVAGTTPKVGEWQRYKFRIADLLTLNGDNSLMIDYVTAPFVLVPQPWSSEQVGVVVQLDNIVYSAD
- a CDS encoding phosphomannomutase, with the protein product MKTNLQCFKAYDVRGKVPQALNEQIAYEIGRAFAVELNAKKVAVGHDIRLTGPALTTALIKGLTEQGCDVIHIGQCGTEEIYFAAQTLAVDGGICVTASHNPKEYNGMKFVQQDAKPISSEQLLRIKNLAETKEFPTTTVIGTVTKVDLSSQYKAHLLSYIDPALLTPLKIVVNAGNGGAGAIIDLLEDALPFTFIKLHHEANGQFPNGVPNPLLPENRVVTAKAVVEHKADLGIAWDGDFDRCFFFDENGRYIEGYYMVGLLAAAQLAKTPSQNIIYDPRLCWNTQAIVEKNGGHAYVSKTGHAFIKETMREKNALYGGEMSAHHYFRQFAYCDNGNIPWLILAEMLSQSNVKLSGLVEEQQQAYPCSGELNFTVTDAQAVLTTLNDIYSPTALKIELTDGLSVEFTHWRFNVRASNTEPLLRLNIETRADTILLNEKTAELTKIIQA
- a CDS encoding diguanylate cyclase — translated: MRYLSFLLLFTVFSLQAQQIKHTRVDDLKSQYFIALIELALAKANVEQQFSIIESSQNFNQQQQVERIKNGELSIMWAGTQPDYEHNLLPIRIPLMKGLQGHRLFIIRPDQQAAFSKVDSLSALKTLKAGQGRFWGDTEILKFSGLPVVTSVKKENLFYMLEGGRFDYFPLAVHEPWDEVLNRPTLGLMVEKHILLVYPMAMYFFVSRDNPDLHRLIVQGLEQAIADGSFDELFYNAPHIKNALKLAKLSQRQVIRIPNPTLTEQTPLKRKALWLNLENQP
- a CDS encoding TIGR02444 family protein codes for the protein MKNAGLNKQKIDINDIWQQTCALYQQADIKTLCLNLQNNYQANVNLVLILSILQNQGYQFTQNQLNDLLQTVLAFSQQTTVLIRQARFNWQQYKNTAKPNDYLIVKKSLLATELHFEQQEQKLIIELLNKALASPLSYPPTLPPSSWYFAQQNIPTDKLNDLSFW